The following proteins are encoded in a genomic region of Acidobacteriota bacterium:
- a CDS encoding trypsin-like peptidase domain-containing protein — MNIPTTVLIPAALVLVPTFSEAADPPTIAELFLRVNPAVVEIATVEQVAAGQGTEAKVAAGSLGSGFLVSSNGQIMTAAHVVQVADKVSVRFVTGDVVTARVVASDPGSDVALIQADSLPAGIEPVVLGDSNTAAVGDQVFVIGAPYGIAHTLTVGHVSARRTPKQLFGGLEPVEILQTDAAINQGNSGGPMFNMRGQAIGIVSHILSSSGGFQGLGFVVTSNLARLVLLDDPTPWTGLDGVLIEGSIARALNLPQGAGILVEAVAAGSPASAIGLRAGSLSAQIGGEPLTLGGDVILSINGIVIGSPDFGHRIDETNRNLEADDSFTLRVLRDGAEIELKRTVSALGLEY; from the coding sequence AGGCGGCCGACCCGCCGACGATTGCCGAGCTCTTTCTCCGGGTCAACCCCGCCGTGGTCGAGATCGCCACCGTCGAACAGGTGGCCGCCGGCCAGGGAACCGAGGCGAAGGTCGCCGCGGGCAGTCTCGGCTCGGGTTTCCTGGTCTCCTCCAACGGCCAGATCATGACCGCCGCTCACGTCGTGCAGGTCGCGGACAAGGTGTCGGTGCGGTTCGTCACCGGTGACGTCGTAACGGCCAGGGTCGTCGCCTCCGACCCCGGGTCCGACGTCGCGCTGATTCAGGCCGACTCCCTCCCGGCTGGCATCGAGCCGGTGGTTCTCGGCGATTCGAACACCGCCGCAGTCGGTGACCAGGTGTTCGTCATCGGCGCACCATACGGCATAGCGCATACGCTGACGGTCGGGCACGTCAGCGCCCGAAGGACTCCCAAGCAGCTCTTCGGCGGTCTCGAACCGGTCGAGATCCTGCAGACAGACGCGGCCATCAACCAGGGCAACTCGGGTGGCCCGATGTTCAATATGCGCGGCCAGGCAATCGGTATCGTCAGCCACATCCTCTCATCGAGTGGGGGCTTTCAGGGCCTCGGTTTTGTCGTCACCTCGAACCTCGCACGGCTGGTGCTGCTCGATGACCCGACACCGTGGACCGGCCTCGACGGCGTCCTGATCGAAGGGTCGATCGCGCGCGCCCTCAATCTTCCGCAGGGCGCCGGGATATTGGTCGAAGCTGTTGCCGCCGGTTCACCGGCCTCCGCCATCGGACTCCGCGCCGGGTCGCTCAGTGCGCAGATCGGAGGAGAGCCCTTGACCCTTGGCGGCGACGTGATTCTGTCGATCAATGGCATCGTCATCGGCAGCCCCGATTTCGGCCACAGAATCGACGAGACGAACCGGAACCTCGAAGCAGATGATTCGTTCACCCTCAGGGTGCTGCGCGACGGTGCCGAGATCGAGCTCAAACGAACGGTGTCGGCACTCGGACTGGAATACTGA